The Stackebrandtia nassauensis DSM 44728 genome includes the window CGCCCAGGTCGGTGCGGCGCAGCAGTTTCGCGTTGACGGTGGTGGCGGAGCGCAGCGTGTCGAGCACACTGGACGCTTCGATCTGGAGCCGCAGTCCGAGCAGCTGGTCGTCCTCGAGGTCGCCCATGAGGTCGGAGCCGAAGCCGACCGCGACCCCGGCGGCGTGCGCGAGTTCCACGGCGTGGCGTCCGGCGTCGAGGACCTCGCGGTTCTTCGACCGGGACACCGCGGGCAGGCCGATGGCGTCGCCGCGCCGGTCCATGGCGTCGTAGGCGATGAGCGTGGGGACGAGGTAGGCGCCCGCCTCGGCCATCAGGGTGGCGGTCGCGTCGTCCAGCAGGTTGCCGTGTTCGATGGAGCGCACGCCGTTGGCGATGGAGTGGCGGATCGCCTCGGGCGAGTACGCGTGGGCGGCCACATAGGAGCCTCGTCGGGCGGCTTCGGCGCACACGGCGGCGATCTCCTCGGCGGAGTACTGCGGCCGGGTGAGCGGGTCGGTGGGTGACACGACGCCGCCGGAGGTCATGAGTTTGATGGCGTGCGCGCCGGTGCGGAACCGTTCCCGTACCGCGGTGCGCAGCGCGTCGACGCCGTCGACGACCTCGTTCATGTGTCCGCCGTGCAGGCAGATGTCGAGGTCGGCGGGTCGGGCGTCGCCGTGGCCGCCGGTCTGGCTCAGGGCCGGTCCGGTGTACAGGTAGCGCGGTGAGTCGATGAGTCCTTCGGTGATGGCGCGGGACAGTCCGATGTCGCCTCCGGCGACGTCGCGCACGGTCGTGAAGCCGCGTCGCAGGGCGCGCCCGAGCCGCCGCGCCCCTTTGAGCGCCAGATAGGACAGTGGTCCGGCTTCGAACTCGAGGTTGTGGACGGAGATGCCGTAGGCGTGGAAGTGGGCGTCGATGAGGCCGGGCACGAGGGTGCGTCCGGCCGCGTCGATGACCTTCTCCCCCACCGACACCTGTCCGACCTCGGCGATCTCGCCGCCGATGATCCGCACGCCGCCTTCGGTGAAGTCGGTGCCGTCGAAGATGACCGCGTTGGTGATGGTGATGCCCATGGTCAGTTCCCTCTCGCGGTGGCGGTGGCGGGTTCGTCGACGGTGTAGTCCGGGTTGACGACCACGCCGTAGGACTTGAGTG containing:
- a CDS encoding metal-dependent hydrolase family protein — its product is MGITITNAVIFDGTDFTEGGVRIIGGEIAEVGQVSVGEKVIDAAGRTLVPGLIDAHFHAYGISVHNLEFEAGPLSYLALKGARRLGRALRRGFTTVRDVAGGDIGLSRAITEGLIDSPRYLYTGPALSQTGGHGDARPADLDICLHGGHMNEVVDGVDALRTAVRERFRTGAHAIKLMTSGGVVSPTDPLTRPQYSAEEIAAVCAEAARRGSYVAAHAYSPEAIRHSIANGVRSIEHGNLLDDATATLMAEAGAYLVPTLIAYDAMDRRGDAIGLPAVSRSKNREVLDAGRHAVELAHAAGVAVGFGSDLMGDLEDDQLLGLRLQIEASSVLDTLRSATTVNAKLLRRTDLGVIRPGARGDLLLLDGDPVADPAVLWDESRPRTVIQGGAIAT